The Spinacia oleracea cultivar Varoflay chromosome 2, BTI_SOV_V1, whole genome shotgun sequence DNA segment ACTTTTGTCAAGTTCACAATGTACCTTACTTACATTTGCTGCAGCAAAAGTGCTGCAGGAAACAGCAGAAACAGCATTGTATGATGTTTAGTTCTGGATTTTGATCTAGAGCTATACATTTGCATTACCCTTCAAGGGTTTTCAAGCGCAGGGTTAACCTCTACGTTTCAAGTGGTTGCAGGATCGGACCAGCTTTGAAATTGGGGCTACTTCACATTCAGTAGAACAGCATAACGGAAATCAGAAATCAGAAATCAGAAATCAGAAACAGTATACTGTATGTATGTATATGTGCAGAGGTAAGAAAATTGCTTGCCCTAAAAGCTGATGGTGGTAACCAACATATGTTAGTTGGTGGGAACTCACCTTGTGGCTTGAAGGTCACAGGGTCGAGCCCCATCAACTGTGAAATGCTTGAGAGTGGCTCAAGCGCAGACCTGTATAACTAGGTTGTAACTAGGTTGGTTAACCTGTGGCAGGTGGCTGGTACAGTAAGGTCCTTTCTTCTTACCTAGTATGGTGGTGCAGTTATATGGTTTGCATGTTTTGTAGTTTCGGTCTCAGATACGCGTCATCTAATcgtgatgaacgttttctgttcACCGGGGTTTAATTATTTATCGGGGCTATGATAAACATTTTTGGTTCATTACTCTATTATAGTCAGAAACTTGTGGAATTTCTCCATCATTTAGTTTTCCTCAGATGTCTTCTAAGTGACACTGGCTTGAAAATTGATAGTCCGGCCTTCGAGGACGATATTCCAAAGAATAATAGccttacatttttatttttattttgttaaggAAAAATACAATTAAATTAGTATAGTCTTTTCTTAAGAACGTATCCTAATTTATCTaagttaataaaatataaaactttACTATCAAGCAAAGGATCAATATCTTCGCTTGTCGTAATGCATTGACCAGAGGCTGTCACATGGTGTGTTGTCCGATTAGCTTCCCGATAGACATGACACAAAGTATAACAGTTAAAATTTGTAAGTAGTTGTTTGATGTCATGAATAAGCAGCTGAATTTTCCACGGACATTGAGCTCGTCCCTGCAAAAccttaataattaaaaaattatctctcaataaaaattcgtttaatattattttcaattgcTAATAACAATCCATTACGGAGGGCTATAGGCCTATATCTTCTGAAAGAAAGGGTTGAGTGGCTCCCAAATTATAATAGCCTTACATGGAACATTAGTCATTTAGACTCAACTGAGGCACTCGGGTGCACGATGCACCCTCCCACATTTTCTTCTTACATATGAGGAGAAAATATGGTAAGACCCACCAATAAACATAAAAATACCATTAAATACACGATACACCCCGGGTACggtgcacctaataattttcacctGATGTTGCATGAATTGCATATTTGCATCCCTTGCGAGTTGCTGGCTTTGTTTGTGTTTGGAGAAGCATGATTTTAGTGACGGTGAAATTAGTCCTATTGTCGCTTAGTTAAGTACTACGTATGAGCTCACTTGGGTTTTTTCATACGGAATATGGTCTTTTTTCacataggaaaatttggtaaaattaatccaacatttggccgattttcttttattaagcacacctacgacatattttttaataatcccactttTACTACCctacgacttttattgggcctaaCAAGTCATAAACCTGttgtaggcggtaatatgtCTCTATGTGgtagtactctctctcgatatattcagtcatcatcatcaatgcatcaccatctcgttgattttttcaccggttatcgatcacttaagcccaataaaagtcgttgggtagtaaaggtggaattattaaaaaatatgtcgtaggtgggattaataaaagaaaatcgcccaaaaattggattaatattactaaATTTCCCTTTCACATATTTAATTGTTACGTGTAGTGTAACATAGAATTGTTGCAATAATTGTGAAATTTTCAGAAAAATTGAAGTGTATCAATAAATAAAAACCGGAAGAGAGTTAATATTTATCCTTTTTTCAAAATCTTATCTATTCCCAAGCTATGTTATTCAAAAACTTAAAAGAAAGacagaaattataatcaatgaCAAAATCACTCACGGGATTGGTTCTAAAGATGGTTGTGTATTGTGTCGAGTCAGTATGTCTTTAGTCTGATTAGACTCTTGTCCAGTCAGATTGTTTTTGTGTTAGGCCGGCTCGACCGAGTGACATCCTTAGTTGTAAAATGCAAATTGTAACATtgctactccctctgtatttatttaagggatacacttaccttttccggccgtatttatttaagagatacacttgtcatttttagtaacttatcaactccacaatctaattaaataatctatttacacccccacccccaccatcccctaaaatgacatggtccccacttattttacttattaaattatctttccaaccccacttgttttcttactttatttctttcaattatttttcttaatacccgtgtccgaccaagtgtatctcttaaataaatacggagggagtatctctTATGAGAGGGATGATCACAAAACATGCATCTCTTTTGTCATATCCCTAGCTAGAAGTTAAGTTCTACCTTTTTTAGActcttcaattatttattttatgtaaaTCCTTTCTCCATCTTTATCAAACTTCTTTCAAGAAACTTGTGGATCCAATTAACTTATTCTTCCTGATTTTGTGAATTTTATTTCATGCATACAAACTTatcattttggattttgtaggCCTTCTTTTGAGGGAGGGATCCAGTTACTTCTTGTCTTCTCTCTGTGTGATGACAATCTTCACCGACCTTTTCCCTTTGCTACCACCTCTTTACCATTCGAGGGCGTCAAAATCGCAGCCAggcatgtattatgaaatacatGCCATAGACTTGTTTGTAATTTCCCAGCCATTTTGAAATGGTTGAATAGTCAACCCCGTTTGCCAACTTGGATCCCGTTACTGCCAATTCTGTAATATGAAtaccattttaaaatatttagcaccatttttgtgatattaataccactttataaaatttagtacaaaacgagtaccatttaaggaaaatgaatttcatttagaaaaagtttagtaccatttttgtaataccaataccaTTTTTCTAATGAATTGCCAACTCAGCAATGCCAAGTCAGCACCCCGTTTTACAAGTGTACAATACCGTTTTACATTTCCCCCCAAAAATATTTACCATTTAGATTTACCTTTTTATTTGGAGTTGACatgtttttgcaaatacatgCCTGGCATGTATTTGGACTTCCTCTTACCATTCAATTCTATCCCCCCTTTCATAAATAGATTTTCATAACTAGAGTTCGTATAAGAAGTTaaacattttaaaatttaaGTAAATCAACACTAATTAGATTGATCAGTGCATAATTCTATCATGCATTCTTAAATTTGTtacaatttaaaaaatatatgaatGCTTATTACATCGCACATAAAAGCCAAAAgcctatttttttttgtttttttggtgttagcactcGGTTCACCCTTAGGCTAATAAGGATCGGGGCGAGTTTTGGGTGGAGAGGTTTCAGTCCCATCCCAATTATTGTTGCGGGAGGACGAACACGgattctccctaccaagttcagccccaagcCAAAAGCCTTTGCTGAAAAGTCAATTACCAAAGTTCTAATCACACTACGGAGTACTCCATCTTTAAAATATGTACTAATAAAAACTTTCATAAAATCCAATTGTTTCCGAGTAAGTCTCCGAGACCACCTTAGACATAAGACCGCCGATATTATcattaaaaacataaatatatgaCAAAAAAATTAACCAATTTAGAATAGAAAACATAactattttctttcaaaaaagaAAGCATAACTATTTGATAAGAAATTATAATTATTTGATTGAagtataattaatataattttgtataactatttgattaaaAAGTATAACTACTTGATAATAAATTACTCTTATACATAACACCGTCTTATATATCCCCTACTAAATAAACTATTTTCTTGTCCTATATAAATACTACCTTCATATATACCATGGGCGTTTTCCCATACTTCACTCCCAACCATACAATTGTATGCATGCTTTTAACTTCACTATTATTCCTAAGGACTTGTAGTAGAATGAATACAAGAAAATCATTCCAAAAAAATTTGGCTTCTAAACCATTACCTTTAACCATGATGATGGTTGTTTTGGTGCTTCTAATGCAACTTTTGATGGGTGTTTCTGGAGGAAGCTTTGATGAAGAGTTTAAGATAACATGGGGAAATGAAAGGGGAAAGATTCTAAACAATGGACAACTCCTAACCCTTACTCTTGACAACTTTTCAGGTTCCGGGTTCGAGTCTAATAAGGAGTTTCACTTTGGTAAGATTGATATGCAAATCAAACTCGTACCTGGTAACTCTGCTGGAACTGTCACGACTTATTATGTACGTACTAGTTCAATTCATGACTACCACACGTAACATCGATCATAAGTTTGGTCTTAATGTTTTCTAATGGTCTGGGTTGAATGTTTTCTAGTTTCTAGTCTGATATGGTCTGAATGTTTTATGCGAGTAATGAGTGATTAGaataaggtgaatagaacaaAGGCTAATTAGTCAATTTCTACGttttatgtcaaccaaacaactgcTAATTAGTTTGAAAGATTAATTTATATTTAATAATTAGTTTGAAAgattaatttatatttatatagtTGGGTTATTTGTGTTAATTTACATGGATTTTCAGCTATCATCAAAGGGAAAAACTCATGATGAGATAGATTATGAATTCCTTGGGAACTTGACTGGTGAACCATACACAGTTCACACCAATATATATGCAGAAGGGAAAGGAGATAGAGAGCAGCAATTTCACCTCTGGTTTGATCCAACTACTGATTTCCACACTTACTCTATCCTATGGAATCCCCAAACTATCATGTAAGGTTTCCATATTTACTCCTTAATTAAATACATTCAATTTTCATGTAAGTTAATCTTTTTACACTTTTCTTTATTACTCCTGCCGCTTCTGAATATATATAAGTAAACTAGGATTTGACCGGTCCAGTGTTACCTAATCCTCCAATCACTCCATGAACCGCGAACCGAAAAGgcgaattacaacatgaaaatGGTATAATTTTGGTCTAATTCAACAAATTAGGTAGCGAATTATGAACCCGTTCCCAATCTCATACTAGCGAACCAGGTAACGGTGGACCGGTCTAGTGGAAAGGATTAAATCTTCACTAGGATAATTGATttaagatattttaattaattgggCCAGGCCATATTAAGATATATATGTTGGGCCTTTGATTTGTTGTGTATATGAGTATGTGTAGCTTCAAACACTTTCTGAGtgttaaagtgtcaattttgaACTTTGTGGGCCTTTTTTGTTCTTAAATTTCACTCTTTTTATCTGGTTTATATATTTAATAATCATGTTGACCTTAAAAAGTGACAATAAACTCGTAAGGACGGGCCTATTTAACAAAATAATACTCCcttcgtttttttttctttacgtttttctttttgggtgtttcaaaatgttctttacatttccttttatattatcacataaatgctttaatattctattaaaatttgCGTCGAATGATTATTTtgaccaattaaattcattgagtCATTTAACCTCTCACACTTTTTTATTGggacattaaaaaaaaattattttcccaacatcagaattttgataagagtaaaaacattataaataaacgtatttttccttgtttaaataaaaaaaatcgaggaatctcaatgcaaattaattaggcgttaataaacgtgcaaaaggtcaaacgtaaagaacaaaaagaaacggagggagtattatataAACTTCATTTAgacttatttttttgtttttttatgccCAAACATACATCTATTTTATTTGGATATATGTTTAAATGAAATACCTTCCTAATATCTCACTTCCAAACAAAATTGTAGATTTGCAATAGATGAAATACCTATAAGGGAATACAAGAACATGGAGTCAATGGGAATCCCATTCCCAAAGATCCATGCAATGAGACTCTATTCAAGTATATGGAATGCGGATCAATGGGCGACCCAAGGAGGCCGGGTCAAAACCGATTGGAGTCAGGCTCCGTTTAGTTCATCTTACCGGAATTTCAAGGCGGAAGCGTGTGTTCGGGTTGCCGGAACAACCTCATGCCACCCTCAAACGGTTACTTGGATGAAAAGGAAGCTTGATGGTTTGAGCCAAAGTAGGCTTAATTGGGTGAGGAAGAACTTTATGGTTTATAACTATTGTATTGATACCAAGAGGTTCCCTCAAGGGCTTCCTAAGGAATGTCATGTCCttaagtaaaaaataaataaaaaaagagaaaaagaaaaagaaaaagtgaaAGTGAAAGTACAAATATATTTTGACACATCCGCTGAGAGAGTACATTTTAATATACACTACTCACATAGAGGTGTGCTAATATCAATATATACGTGGTGTGTCAAAATCAGTTTTCAATAATTATCTTTGACATCTTTTTTCTATAGGAATTTCGTTGTCATCTTGGAAGCTTTCCCTTGTTTTTAGAGTAAATATGTTGTAAGGTGTTGTAGTTATTGTTCATCGTTGTAGTTTTAGCATGCCGTGAATATGTATGTATAATTGTACATAAATAAAAGCTACTCTaaatgttgtgggagtttttcctaATTTTACCTACACCAAGTAAAACATATATATCTAGTTTTTCCGTAGTAATATGTTGATTTTGTGCCATTTGTGTTTTGGGTGGATGCGAATGATGGATTAAACATGTGGCGGGTGGATGCAAGTGGAGCATATTGATAAATGGATGGACGATAAATGGATGGATGCGGGTGAAACTCCGCCCAATCAGAAATATATGCATTAACCATCCCAAAATATAAGGAGTCGTACTTTAGACTTTAAGCATGTGTCTACAAGTGCAAACAACCAAAAAATATTACCTAAatttttgtttaaattaaacTACAATTTCAAAATAATTACCGAAAATTCGAAaagacaagtcaacaacataTAAAGTTGAAGTCTTATCATCTTAGTCAACCACTCGATGTGCTCTTTACTACACTCTACACATAAATGTAAAACTATACATAACTTGAAATATTCAAGTGTATACCAACTTTTAACACAGTACACATTACAATATAATATTCAAAGTAGTAATTTAGAGCATCATCAAGCTAATGAATCACTAGTTAATTACTTATACGTAAAGCTCATATCATACATACGTAGTACTAGTAGTTAACAAGTTGTATTGAGTTGTGACTTTATTGGATAAACTTTGAGGGGGGTTGTGCATGTAACAGACCAACACGAATACACGATAATTAAAAGCAGATTCAGATTGAAACTCAATTTTAAGAAAAAAGGTCCATTCATGTACATAATTGAAACTGAATATATTGACATTTCCCTTTAATGCATGCAATGAACTATCTACGTGTGAAAAGCATAATCAATTTACATTCAATTCCAATAGTGCTATTAATATTCTTTCAAAAAATACAAAGAAGAAATTGTAGTCAAGCCTACTCAATCCATCAACCTCCCCCAACCACGAATTGTaacggagtatatttttttttcgggGATTTGTTAATCAAGATATATCGATGAAGTTTTGGCCCAGTGGTAAAGACTGAGAATCTGTGTATAAATTGATATTAAGTTTGAATCGTTTCACccttatttataatttatattatcCTTGTAGCTcatatatgttaaaaaaaaattatataatatataatcaagatatatgttttttttgtttgacaATTAGATATCCATTATATCATTATgtattgtctttgatatttcTTCTAGGCTTTTGAAATTACAACCATGTTTTTAGTGAAGGGGAACTATGACTTGGTCCTTATGGGCTTCTAGTACACCCTATTGTGAAACCTAACAATTCTTACATCCATTTAATGTACTTAGAAAATAAGTACACTCGGATGCTTATAGACATCTCCATGAAATCTAAATTACACTACTATCAAATATCTTAAAATGTTTTCTTAATTGTACGTTTTGGAAAAGTTCAGCAACTAATTTCTCttatactactccgtataactttctttttttaaaaggaaTGAATAAGAGCCTTACTGGCCTAACACTTATTTCAGATTAGTCAGTCTACATATATGTCTACGCTTAAGCCATTCTCAAACATTTTGCAGCCAACTCCACCAGCTTGTATTGGTTCTCATATTGTAAACTTGACCTGCAAAAACAATTACTTcggttttttgtttaaaaaaaaattcaaattttaatatattttttaaaacaaaaagaaCCTTAAAagtcaaagattgaaaatgaCCAAAATACCCTTCCTTCATGTCATTAAATTTGACGCAATCCTTCCAGAGAAAGGCAATTGTCATGCACCGTGGGGCAAACACTAACACCGCGTATCCGTATCACCTATTCTCAAAACCAATAGTTGGCAGCTTCGGTCAGCTTCTAAAGAAACGCCattaaaatcaaatcaaaccTCACTTATATATAATTTCTCCCCTTTTCCATGCTTTATTATTATGTATTTTCAAACATAtggttttaatttcataaattcataatGCACCATGCAAAGGCAACAGCTGTTTCCTTATTTGAACCTTCTTTGTTACGTCTTTCAAGTCAAATAAGTCATAATCTCTCTTACCAACTTCACTAGCCGCCTTTCCTTATCCATTTTTGACATTTTAACATCTCATACATTTTGCACTATAAATAACCTCCCCATGCATAACATTATGTTATATCATCATCAAACAATAAGTTTACAACTTTACATACAAAGTATAATACTCTCTCTATATGGCTTCTTCTACTATGTTTAGTGTTCTTCTATTTGCTTCTTTAGTTGTCGCGGTCTCGGCCGCCGGTAATTTGAATCAGAATTTCGATATCACTTGGGGTGACGGTCGTGCCAATATTCTAAACAATGGTGAACTCCTTACCCTTACTCTTGACAAGACTTCCGGGTCCGGTTTCCAGTCTAAGAACGAATACCTCTTTGGAAAAATCGATATGCAGATTAAGCTCGTTCAGGGGAACTCTGCTGGTACCGTAACTGCTTACTATGTAAGTATATACACTACGTACATGTTACTCATTTTCTCATATTACTTACCATCTTGATTACTGATTTACTTCTCCGTTCTCTTTTAGTTGCAACGTTTGAACTTTTATGCTTGTCAGTGCACATCTTTaaccattaatatctctaattaaattatttgctCATAATTTATTTTGTAATTGTTGAATTTGCAGTTATCATCAGAAGGAGCCACACATGATGAGATAGACTTTGAATTCTTGGGTAATGTGACAGGTCAGCCGTACACTCTTCATACCAATGTTTTTACACAAGGAAAAGGCGATCGTGAACAACAATTCCGTCTATGGTTTGATCCTACTGCCGATTTCCACACCTACTCCATCCTCTGGAATCCCCAAAGAATTGTGTAAGTACTTTATAATATTTCCTCCGTTTCGGAATAATTTTTTCTGTCTCGAATTAATTATCATGTTATACATGTACGTTTATTTAAATTAGTTAAAACTAATAACATGATAACAAAAATTCGGAGAGACAACTTGTTATACTTTCTCTATCCCAAAAAAGATAGTCTAGGTTTTTTAATTGGGCAATAGATTCTcaactttctcatgtactatattaattaaaaatggattaaaaataacaaaacaaatataTTCCTCCGTTCTTTCCACAAATTTcgcaccattttgacttttatactATCACGTTGTGCCTTTGACTatcttttataaatatatacaTAAGATAATACCTAATCAtgtaggatcttgttagattcgcaTCGACACATACTTtctaaatatcatttttttataatttttactatgCATAATTCAATAGATTAAGAGTCAAAGTTGTGCACTAGAAGCGTAAAATCAatatggtgcaatatttaaggaacgAATGAAGTATGTACTATAACTCTATAGGTCTATAATCCACTTTTTCGTGTACTATATCTCAAGTCTCATGCAATTAATGCAAACCAATTACCTGAATACTATATCCAACTTCCCTGCGTACTCTGTATTATATatttcctccgatttttaatactcacAACGTTTATgtattttacactattcacatattctattttgaatattgttggtgatttatacataattaagataaaacataatcatgtactccgtagCATCTGGTTAGATTTGTCTCAATTCGTATTTTCAAAATGTtaactttttttatatttttttcttaaagagaattaaagatattaacgaTCAAAGTTTTGCATAGGCACGCGTGAAAGTTACTAACGTTGCAATTATTAGAAATAGAATGAAGTAtcacttttcttaaaacccgtgtttttAATCTAACAGAACGTAACTATGGGGGAGTAATACTTAATTAAGTTTGCTTACCAAGATTGTGTTTAGGGTGAATACATACTTTATAAATTATACTTACCCTTGTATTATTATTCATTCATGGTTACAGATTTTCTGTAGATGGAACACCTATTAGAGAATTCAAAAACATGGAATCAATTGGAATCCCATTCCCAAAGAACCAAGCAATGAGGATATACTCAAGCCTATGGGATGCCGAAGACTGGGCAACCCAAGGCGGGCGGGTCAAAACAGATTGGGCC contains these protein-coding regions:
- the LOC110781890 gene encoding probable xyloglucan endotransglucosylase/hydrolase protein 25, giving the protein MLLTSLLFLRTCSRMNTRKSFQKNLASKPLPLTMMMVVLVLLMQLLMGVSGGSFDEEFKITWGNERGKILNNGQLLTLTLDNFSGSGFESNKEFHFGKIDMQIKLVPGNSAGTVTTYYLSSKGKTHDEIDYEFLGNLTGEPYTVHTNIYAEGKGDREQQFHLWFDPTTDFHTYSILWNPQTIIFAIDEIPIREYKNMESMGIPFPKIHAMRLYSSIWNADQWATQGGRVKTDWSQAPFSSSYRNFKAEACVRVAGTTSCHPQTVTWMKRKLDGLSQSRLNWVRKNFMVYNYCIDTKRFPQGLPKECHVLK
- the LOC110778622 gene encoding probable xyloglucan endotransglucosylase/hydrolase protein 23 — its product is MASSTMFSVLLFASLVVAVSAAGNLNQNFDITWGDGRANILNNGELLTLTLDKTSGSGFQSKNEYLFGKIDMQIKLVQGNSAGTVTAYYLSSEGATHDEIDFEFLGNVTGQPYTLHTNVFTQGKGDREQQFRLWFDPTADFHTYSILWNPQRIVFSVDGTPIREFKNMESIGIPFPKNQAMRIYSSLWDAEDWATQGGRVKTDWAKAPFMASYRHFNADNACVSTNGRTTCNTASSWMNQQLDATSQSRLQWVQKNYMIYNYCVDIQRFPQGLPKECSVA